AACGATGTTTAGTCTGGATGCTAAGTGGTCCTGTCGAATTAATTCTGGGTGGTCCAATGTAGAGTGGAACGAAAGTGCTAATCTTTATGATGCTAAGTGTCTGCTGCAGAATTTGTGCTAACTTGCGTGggtggcgacgtgtagccatggacggagccgaatggagaagactcttatgtacTGCACATGCCACTTCGACCTTAGTTTGAATAACTAAGATGCCGATCATTCGGaatttctcacactccagcttgtcacctttcttgtagatgaggCAGAGGCATACggccccttccttccactcctacGAAAGCTGTTATGTTTCTCATATTCTGACTATCAACTTGCGCAGACAATTGACCACTGACCAGCTtaggcccatcttgatgagttcaGCTGCGACACCATCctcaccagctgctttattgctCTTGGGTTGTTTTATTGCATCTTTAACTTCTCCCAAGGTGGGAGCTAGTTGGCTTTCAGtttccgctgaactgacgtagtcgtcTCCTGCGCTGCCTTGACCTACATTACCTgcactctcagcgccatttagaTGTTCCATGAAGTGCTGCTTCCagctttcgatcaccacacgttcatcAGAAAAGATGCTGCCAGCCTTATCttaacttgcgtgtttcttaataacggcacagctgttccatctccttgcCCTCCGCTTCCtccggcgtttcttctcctgaaagagGGAAGGAGctgggataggagttgctgggtaagaagcTAAGGTAATGGGGTTTATTTTATTCCCTCAGATACGCGACGTACCATCAGAACgaattacccagcatttgccatgccttttaaaatttgaatgtaGGTCAAAACACTAAATCCACTTGAGCGAGCCACCTTAAGATTTAACCCGAatcagctgaaaattttactgaggtcttattttagcataagaattgtgattctggcctaaccggttgaatttttgatactttttaaaaacatgaagaggtcctCTATATATGTATATTCATAATCGAGAGGCAGATCTATTATCAATTTCCTATCTAACTATCTATCTATTGATACTTTCATGTTTGAAGGCCACGATACGACTACGTCAGCCATTAGCTTTCTCACAGGAATCCTAGCCAAGTATCCTGATGTTCAACAGAAAGTCTACGATGAAGTGCGATCCGTTATTGGAGATAACTCAAACGTTCCGGTCACTCTCTCAATGTTGAACCAACTTAACTATCTGGATTTGGTTATCAAGGAAACTCTAAGGCTTTACCCTTCAGTACCAATCTTTGGGCGAGCCCTGTTggaaaatcaagaaatcagtaCGATACAGTTTTACTCCTGTCTCCTATATCAACATTCAATAATCCTCTATTACACCTTTTCAGACGGCATCACCTTCCCGGCTGGATCGAATCTAGTGATCTTCCCATACTTCATGGGCCGCGATCCAAACTACTTCGAAGATCCTCTGGAGTTCAGACCGGAGCGATTTGCTGTGGAGAAATCCGCCGCGAAAAGCAACCCCTACCAATATGTTCCATTTAGTGCTGGACCAAGAAACTGCATAGGCCAAAAGTTTGCCGTGACCGAGATCAAAAGCTTGATCAGCAAACTGGTTCGGCACTATGAGGTACTACCACCAAAGCAGGCCAAACCAGAAACAATTATCGCAGAGCTGGTGCTGCGTCCAGAACATGGCA
The nucleotide sequence above comes from Armigeres subalbatus isolate Guangzhou_Male chromosome 3, GZ_Asu_2, whole genome shotgun sequence. Encoded proteins:
- the LOC134222082 gene encoding cytochrome P450 4d1-like, with the protein product MPYPVKMVPDNDPTGTRKRDAQRARWIDQVEDALWTLRKLSIINFLSNYLSIDTFMFEGHDTTTSAISFLTGILAKYPDVQQKVYDEVRSVIGDNSNVPVTLSMLNQLNYLDLVIKETLRLYPSVPIFGRALLENQEINGITFPAGSNLVIFPYFMGRDPNYFEDPLEFRPERFAVEKSAAKSNPYQYVPFSAGPRNCIGQKFAVTEIKSLISKLVRHYEVLPPKQAKPETIIAELVLRPEHGIPVRLRNRVK